The sequence aattaaaaatggAGAATGCAGGCTAGTGTTCAGCTGGTCAAGTTTGAAATCTCTGGCGTGCTGCTTTTGGTGCAGAGCAGGTCAAGGTCCAGTATTTGTTCATGTCCTTTGTGCACACTTGTTTGGACCTTAGGCAGATAAAACAGTAACTATGGTTGCAGTATGAACAAGTCACATATTTACACCCTGTTTTATGCATCATTATTCTGTAACATTTGGGGCAGGCTCTGAAAAGTGGGCAGCCATACACTTTGCTGCTCAACTCTGTGACTTGCTCACAGGCGAGAAGCAATGAGACAACCGGGCATGACTTGTTGGTACAGGTGCCATCAGGGCAAGGATACAGGCAGCCACCACACAGTGGTGTGGTAGAGCATTGTGGGCACTGCAGTAGCGAAGCGGACCCTCCTGCTGGAAACACTGCAGGCTTCAGGATGGAGGAACAATTTGTACACTGTAAAGCAAagacaaacatttcatttcatgtccTTGATTCCTTTTCCTTAGGCACATTCAAagtaaattgatttattttgtacaaCTAGTGggataggggggcacggtggcttagtggttagcatgttcgcctcacaccttcagggttgggggttcgattcccgcctccgccttgtgtgtgtggagtttgcatgttctccccttgcctcgggggtttcctccgagtactccactttcctcccccggtccaaagacatgcatggtaggttgattggcatctctggattggcatctctgtgacccgaggtagttcggataagcggtagaaaatgaatgaatgaatgaactagtGGGTTCAAATGATATTTATTAAATTCTTAGCATATAATGCTTCTAAACAGCaaatcctttttctttttcagtcttATTAACGTCACAACAAAGTGAATGTTTACTGCTGCTGTAACATAACACAAAACTTGTTTTAAAGACATTATATGCAACTCAATGTTTACAACGTAGtggatattattttttattcattca comes from Tachysurus vachellii isolate PV-2020 chromosome 26, HZAU_Pvac_v1, whole genome shotgun sequence and encodes:
- the LOC132841208 gene encoding uncharacterized protein LOC132841208 isoform X1, whose amino-acid sequence is MKRARKKKTSTSKQVVNPSCLRGKKRHTEEKEDSGMGGTVSSQDDPPKLENPTSLERCQSRDANQPTMHVFGPGEESGVLGGNPRGKGRTCKLHTHKAEAGIEPPTLKCTNCSSILKPAVFPAGGSASLLQCPQCSTTPLCGGCLYPCPDGTCTNKSCPVVSLLLACEQVTELSSKVYGCPLFRACPKCYRIMMHKTGCKYVTCSYCNHSYCFICLRSKQVCTKDMNKYWTLTCSAPKAARQRFQT
- the LOC132841208 gene encoding probable E3 ubiquitin-protein ligase RNF144A-A isoform X2 translates to MKRARKKKTSTSKQVVNPSCLRGKKRHTEEKEDSGMGGTVSSQDDPPKLENPTSLECTNCSSILKPAVFPAGGSASLLQCPQCSTTPLCGGCLYPCPDGTCTNKSCPVVSLLLACEQVTELSSKVYGCPLFRACPKCYRIMMHKTGCKYVTCSYCNHSYCFICLRSKQVCTKDMNKYWTLTCSAPKAARQRFQT